The following proteins come from a genomic window of Athalia rosae chromosome 1, iyAthRosa1.1, whole genome shotgun sequence:
- the LOC105693464 gene encoding uncharacterized protein LOC105693464 isoform X2, producing the protein MWLRIQSVFILCIIVNHQIVADLFYYAPRIELAESRFDQNLSHYELANCSQYSIAYGSTCSCHNCEGNERCRICCDSPGFTCCYCDKCSTTCWNNEWRLVSFAQVGFSTALLVAIVVTIALFLRICSSGLRFWRSQNSADPLIRNSVSRISVSSIQQYIIDRLQDRPPRYGDLSDAPPEYDTDPRSNRMATTEAPPKYTRRPGQAERTQISTLNSDVPTQLDATVTTLSVTPVHHM; encoded by the exons ATTTGTTTTATTACGCACCGCGGATAGAGTTGGCGGAATCGAGATTCGATCAGAACTTGTCACATTATGAGCTTGCAAATTGTTCCCAATACAGCATTGCCTATGGATCGACGTGTAGTTGCCACAATTGCGAGG GAAACGAACGTTGTAGAATTTGTTGTGACTCGCCGGGATTTACATGTTGCTATTGCGACAAGTGTTCCACAACGTGttg GAACAACGAATGGCGATTGGTATCGTTCGCACAAGTCGGATTTTCAACCGCATTGTTGGTCGCTATAGTCGTAACGATTGCGTTATTTTTAAGAATCTGCAGCAG TGGATTGCGGTTTTGGCGCTCACAAAATAGCGCGGATCCTCTGATAAGGAATTCAGTGAGcagaatcagcgtgtcttcgaTCCAGCAATACATAATCGACAGACTTCAAGATAGGCCGCCGCGATACGGTGACTTATCGGACGCACCACCGGAGTACGACACGGACCCGCGGTCCAACAGG ATGGCTACTACAGAAGCTCCTCCCAAATACACTAGACGACCGGGACAAGCGGAACGCACGCAAATTTCAACCCTCAATTCGGATGTTCCAACGCAATTGGATGCGACCGTCACAACCCTGTCGGTAACCCCGGTTCATCACATGTAA
- the LOC105693464 gene encoding uncharacterized protein LOC105693464 isoform X1, translating to MWLRIQSVFILCIIVNHQIVADLFYYAPRIELAESRFDQNLSHYELANCSQYSIAYGSTCSCHNCEGNERCRICCDSPGFTCCYCDKCSTTCWNNEWRLVSFAQVGFSTALLVAIVVTIALFLRICSSSSGLRFWRSQNSADPLIRNSVSRISVSSIQQYIIDRLQDRPPRYGDLSDAPPEYDTDPRSNRMATTEAPPKYTRRPGQAERTQISTLNSDVPTQLDATVTTLSVTPVHHM from the exons ATTTGTTTTATTACGCACCGCGGATAGAGTTGGCGGAATCGAGATTCGATCAGAACTTGTCACATTATGAGCTTGCAAATTGTTCCCAATACAGCATTGCCTATGGATCGACGTGTAGTTGCCACAATTGCGAGG GAAACGAACGTTGTAGAATTTGTTGTGACTCGCCGGGATTTACATGTTGCTATTGCGACAAGTGTTCCACAACGTGttg GAACAACGAATGGCGATTGGTATCGTTCGCACAAGTCGGATTTTCAACCGCATTGTTGGTCGCTATAGTCGTAACGATTGCGTTATTTTTAAGAATCTGCAGCAG TTCAAGTGGATTGCGGTTTTGGCGCTCACAAAATAGCGCGGATCCTCTGATAAGGAATTCAGTGAGcagaatcagcgtgtcttcgaTCCAGCAATACATAATCGACAGACTTCAAGATAGGCCGCCGCGATACGGTGACTTATCGGACGCACCACCGGAGTACGACACGGACCCGCGGTCCAACAGG ATGGCTACTACAGAAGCTCCTCCCAAATACACTAGACGACCGGGACAAGCGGAACGCACGCAAATTTCAACCCTCAATTCGGATGTTCCAACGCAATTGGATGCGACCGTCACAACCCTGTCGGTAACCCCGGTTCATCACATGTAA